One window of the Streptomyces sp. NBC_00259 genome contains the following:
- a CDS encoding ABC transporter permease has protein sequence MAVPVAFFALFFAYPVAAIVGRGLQVDGAWQLGRIGEVLGRSDILDVLWFTAWQALASTGLTLLIALPGAYVFARFDFPGKQLLRAVVTVPFVLPTVVVGTAFLALVGRGGLLDELWGVRLDTTVWAILLAHVFFNYAVVVRTVGGLWAQLDPRQEEAARVLGAGRFAAWRRVTLPALTPAVAAAALMVFLFTFTSFGVVQILGGPAFATLEVEIYRQTAQVLDLSTAAVLTLVQFAAVGAILAVHARTVRRRETALRLVDPAHTAHRPRGAGQWALLAAVLTTVVLLILAPLAVLVERSLAEGNGPGGYGFTFYEALRSAEASGGTFLVPPLEAVGNSLQYALAATAIALVIGGLAAAALTRKAGRLVRGFDALLMLPLGVSAVTVGFGFLITLDEPPLDLRTSWILVPLAQALVGVPFVVRTMLPVLRAVDVRLREAAAVLGASPLRAWREVDLPLVRRALLVAAGFAFAVSLGEFGATVFIARPDNPTLPVAVARLLGRPGELNYGQAMALSTILMLVCAAALLLLDRLRPDRSAGEF, from the coding sequence ATGGCCGTGCCCGTCGCGTTCTTCGCGCTCTTCTTCGCCTACCCCGTGGCCGCGATCGTCGGCCGCGGGCTCCAGGTGGACGGCGCCTGGCAGTTGGGCCGCATCGGCGAGGTCCTGGGCCGGTCCGACATCCTCGACGTCCTCTGGTTCACCGCCTGGCAGGCGCTCGCCTCCACCGGGCTGACCCTGCTGATCGCCCTTCCCGGCGCGTATGTGTTCGCCCGCTTCGACTTTCCCGGGAAGCAGTTGCTGCGGGCGGTCGTCACCGTGCCGTTCGTCCTGCCGACGGTCGTGGTCGGCACCGCCTTCCTGGCCCTCGTCGGCCGTGGCGGACTGCTCGACGAGCTGTGGGGCGTACGCCTCGACACGACCGTCTGGGCGATACTCCTCGCCCATGTCTTCTTCAACTACGCCGTCGTCGTACGGACCGTGGGCGGCCTGTGGGCACAGCTCGACCCGCGCCAGGAGGAGGCCGCACGCGTCCTCGGCGCGGGCCGTTTCGCGGCCTGGCGGCGTGTCACCCTGCCCGCGCTGACCCCTGCCGTGGCCGCCGCCGCGCTGATGGTGTTCCTCTTCACCTTCACCTCCTTCGGCGTCGTCCAGATCCTCGGCGGACCGGCGTTCGCCACGCTCGAAGTGGAGATCTACCGGCAGACCGCGCAGGTCCTCGACCTGTCGACGGCCGCCGTGCTGACGCTCGTGCAGTTCGCGGCGGTCGGCGCGATCCTCGCCGTCCACGCCCGGACCGTACGGCGACGGGAGACCGCACTGCGGCTCGTCGACCCGGCCCACACGGCGCACCGGCCGCGCGGCGCGGGCCAATGGGCCCTGCTCGCGGCCGTTCTGACCACGGTCGTTCTGCTGATCCTGGCGCCGCTCGCGGTCCTGGTCGAGCGGTCGCTCGCCGAGGGGAACGGGCCCGGCGGCTACGGCTTCACCTTCTACGAGGCCCTGCGGTCGGCGGAGGCGAGCGGCGGCACCTTCCTCGTACCGCCGCTGGAAGCCGTCGGGAACTCCCTCCAGTACGCGCTCGCCGCCACCGCCATCGCGCTCGTCATCGGCGGCCTCGCGGCCGCCGCCCTCACCCGGAAGGCGGGCCGGCTGGTCAGGGGCTTCGACGCGCTGCTGATGCTGCCGCTCGGAGTCTCCGCCGTCACCGTCGGCTTCGGATTCCTCATCACTCTCGACGAGCCGCCGCTCGATCTGCGCACCTCCTGGATCCTGGTGCCGCTGGCCCAGGCCCTGGTGGGGGTGCCCTTCGTCGTACGGACCATGCTGCCGGTGCTGCGGGCCGTCGACGTCCGGCTGCGCGAGGCCGCGGCCGTCCTCGGCGCCTCGCCGCTGCGGGCGTGGCGCGAGGTCGATCTGCCGCTGGTGCGCCGGGCGCTGCTCGTCGCCGCGGGCTTCGCCTTCGCCGTCTCGCTCGGTGAGTTCGGCGCCACCGTCTTCATCGCCCGGCCCGACAACCCGACGCTCCCGGTCGCCGTGGCGCGCCTCCTGGGCCGCCCGGGTGAGCTCAACTACGGGCAGGCGATGGCCCTTTCGACCATCCTCATGCTGGTCTGCGCGGCGGCTCTGCTGCTGCTCGACCGGCTCCGTCCCGACCGTTCCGCCGGGGAGTTCTGA